The following coding sequences lie in one Rothia sp. SD9660Na genomic window:
- the nadD gene encoding nicotinate-nucleotide adenylyltransferase: MRRELGIPEPDPATTRVGVMGGTFDPIHHGHLVAASEVAAVLSLDEVIFVPTGNPWQKANKQVTAPEHRYLMTVIATASNPRFTVSRVDIDRQGPTFTIDTLTDLRTERPNVELFFITGADAMSQITTWKDAHKMWDLATFVAVTRPGHELTVPEEAQGRVRVIEIPAMAISSTDIRDRARNDLPVWYLVPDGVVQYINKYSLYTGDDTGTSGSGYVAGLPRLK; encoded by the coding sequence ATCCGACGTGAGCTCGGTATCCCCGAACCCGACCCCGCCACCACCCGCGTGGGGGTCATGGGTGGCACCTTCGACCCCATTCACCACGGGCACCTGGTTGCGGCCAGCGAAGTCGCTGCCGTGCTCAGTCTCGACGAAGTAATTTTCGTGCCCACCGGCAACCCCTGGCAGAAGGCCAACAAACAGGTCACCGCCCCCGAGCACCGCTACCTGATGACGGTGATTGCCACCGCTTCTAACCCCCGCTTCACCGTAAGCCGGGTCGATATTGACCGCCAGGGCCCTACCTTCACCATCGATACCCTCACCGACCTACGAACCGAGCGCCCCAACGTCGAGCTCTTCTTCATCACCGGTGCCGACGCCATGAGCCAAATTACCACCTGGAAGGACGCCCACAAGATGTGGGACCTCGCCACCTTCGTGGCGGTCACCCGCCCCGGCCACGAACTGACCGTGCCCGAAGAAGCGCAGGGGCGCGTCCGCGTCATCGAAATACCGGCCATGGCCATCTCGTCGACCGACATTCGCGACCGCGCTCGCAACGACCTGCCTGTCTGGTACCTGGTGCCCGATGGGGTAGTGCAGTACATCAATAAATACAGCCTCTACACCGGCGACGACACCGGCACCTCGGGCAGCGGCTACGTAGCTGGCCTGCCCCGGCTGAAATAA
- the rsfS gene encoding ribosome silencing factor has protein sequence MTAAAESIEALKVAARAADDMQGTNLLAVDASDIMGLIDGFLVVSAHNERLVNAIVDEVEDKLREELGLKPLRREGRAEGRWVLLDFGDIVVHVQHEEDRAFYALDRLWGDAPRIDLGLESEAGAIDTEGAEADFEIITPEADLMNQRED, from the coding sequence ATGACTGCAGCTGCAGAGTCTATTGAAGCGTTGAAGGTAGCCGCACGCGCGGCCGACGACATGCAGGGAACCAACCTGCTGGCCGTCGACGCTTCTGACATTATGGGTTTGATCGACGGCTTCCTAGTCGTCTCAGCCCACAACGAACGCCTGGTCAACGCGATTGTTGACGAGGTTGAAGATAAGCTCCGTGAAGAACTGGGCCTCAAGCCCCTGCGCCGCGAAGGCCGTGCAGAAGGCCGCTGGGTGCTCCTGGACTTCGGCGACATCGTAGTGCACGTACAGCACGAAGAAGACCGCGCCTTCTACGCCCTCGACCGCCTCTGGGGCGACGCCCCCCGCATCGACCTGGGCCTAGAGAGCGAAGCTGGTGCCATCGATACTGAAGGTGCCGAAGCTGACTTCGAGATCATCACTCCCGAAGCGGATTTGATGAACCAGCGCGAAGACTAG
- a CDS encoding DUF2975 domain-containing protein — MDTFARRILIAILTLFIVVLFLGQLLVPIAANESAEVHPEVLHLVTPYSTLGIASLLCFQLAAVLLCKLLGKSATPGFWNGATRALIQAVGALCVLGFVIPAGVAIHLCVTMNAGGVLILLGLVMSTLAAIGFICVTCLAVRTYDKARTEHEELEAVI; from the coding sequence ATGGATACATTTGCACGGCGAATCCTCATCGCCATACTCACCCTATTCATCGTCGTCCTCTTTCTCGGCCAGCTCCTTGTGCCCATCGCAGCCAATGAATCAGCCGAGGTCCACCCCGAGGTGCTCCACCTTGTAACCCCCTACTCAACCCTAGGAATAGCCTCCCTGCTATGCTTTCAGCTAGCTGCCGTCCTGCTGTGCAAGCTACTGGGAAAGAGCGCCACACCCGGCTTCTGGAATGGCGCCACACGGGCTCTTATTCAGGCGGTGGGGGCGCTCTGCGTCCTGGGCTTTGTTATCCCTGCTGGGGTGGCGATACACTTGTGTGTCACGATGAATGCCGGCGGCGTGCTCATTCTGCTTGGCCTAGTGATGTCAACCCTGGCCGCAATCGGGTTTATTTGCGTTACCTGTTTAGCGGTCCGCACCTATGATAAGGCCCGCACCGAGCATGAAGAATTGGAGGCCGTCATTTGA
- a CDS encoding helix-turn-helix transcriptional regulator gives MIKVKLNVLLAERGMSVNEFAEAVGITPANIAVLKNGRAKAIRFTTLESICKVLDCSVSDVLEFVDDEGPASFER, from the coding sequence TTGATTAAGGTCAAGCTCAATGTGTTGCTTGCCGAACGGGGTATGAGCGTCAACGAATTCGCGGAGGCTGTTGGTATTACCCCAGCTAATATCGCTGTACTGAAAAACGGGCGTGCGAAAGCGATACGCTTCACCACTCTCGAAAGCATTTGCAAGGTACTCGACTGTAGTGTGAGCGACGTTCTCGAATTCGTGGACGACGAAGGGCCAGCTAGCTTCGAGCGGTAG